A single genomic interval of Candidatus Babeliales bacterium harbors:
- the ftsZ gene encoding cell division protein FtsZ yields the protein MIDISLEEEVKVHCGVNLKILGIGGAGGNAVNSMIKSTELEAVQFLVANTDAQALAQSPASIKIQLGTKITKGLGAGSNPDVGRRSAEEDVETVISQIKDADIIFLTAGLGGGTGSGSIPVIASIAKELGILTVAIVTKPFIFEGKRRARIADEAAETLRKVVDTIIVVPNQRLLEVVDEKISMLDAFALSNDVLKQAIKGISDIITKSGHINVDFADVRAIMKDMGMALMGTGRASGVNRAKEAAAKAISSPLLENVSIKGARGVLINITGNMDLGLYEINEAASLVYDLVSEDANIILGSVIDDTMGDEIMVTVIATGFETKQEQAAFKETPVQRTPDYRPADQRFAHDARTPEQRAHYAAPQSTPVRVTPSRTDESCDLQDLDTPTYLRRKAAMQHEQEHAGSEAQVWQERRFDAAPARAENYEQRPQQAAEHSDEELPPTL from the coding sequence ATGATAGATATTTCATTGGAAGAAGAAGTAAAGGTTCACTGTGGTGTGAATCTTAAGATCTTGGGAATAGGGGGAGCTGGAGGTAATGCCGTTAATAGTATGATCAAGAGTACGGAGCTTGAAGCGGTACAGTTTCTTGTTGCAAACACCGATGCGCAAGCATTGGCACAGTCACCAGCAAGTATAAAAATTCAGTTGGGTACAAAGATTACCAAAGGGCTTGGGGCTGGCTCCAATCCCGATGTTGGTCGACGTTCGGCAGAAGAAGATGTTGAAACGGTAATTTCACAGATTAAAGATGCTGACATTATATTTTTAACCGCAGGACTTGGTGGTGGAACCGGTTCCGGTTCTATTCCAGTTATTGCCAGCATCGCAAAAGAGCTGGGCATTTTGACGGTGGCAATTGTAACCAAACCGTTTATTTTTGAAGGCAAGCGCCGTGCGCGCATTGCCGACGAAGCGGCTGAAACGTTGCGCAAAGTTGTAGACACTATTATTGTGGTGCCCAACCAACGTCTGCTTGAAGTGGTTGACGAAAAGATATCAATGCTCGATGCCTTTGCACTTTCAAACGATGTGTTAAAACAAGCAATCAAAGGGATCTCAGACATCATTACCAAATCTGGTCATATTAACGTAGACTTTGCCGACGTGCGCGCGATTATGAAAGATATGGGTATGGCGCTTATGGGCACTGGGCGTGCTTCTGGTGTTAATCGCGCTAAAGAAGCGGCAGCAAAAGCTATTAGCTCGCCGTTGCTTGAAAATGTTAGTATCAAGGGCGCCCGTGGTGTGTTGATTAACATTACCGGCAACATGGACCTTGGCTTGTACGAAATTAACGAAGCAGCATCGTTGGTTTATGATTTGGTGAGCGAAGATGCCAACATTATTCTTGGTTCAGTAATTGACGACACGATGGGTGATGAAATTATGGTTACCGTGATTGCAACCGGTTTTGAAACCAAGCAAGAGCAAGCGGCATTTAAAGAAACACCGGTACAAAGAACACCAGATTATCGTCCAGCTGACCAACGCTTTGCGCACGATGCGCGTACGCCAGAACAACGTGCTCATTACGCAGCGCCACAAAGTACGCCGGTGCGTGTAACGCCAAGTAGAACTGACGAATCGTGTGATTTGCAAGATCTTGACACGCCAACGTATTTGCGCCGCAAGGCTGCAATGCAACATGAGCAAGAGCATGCGGGCAGTGAAGCGCAAGTGTGGCAAGAGCGCCGTTTTGATGCAGCGCCTGCGCGGGCTGAAAATTATGAGCAACGTCCGCAACAAGCTGCAGAGCACAGCGACGAAGAGTTGCCGCCAACGCTGTAA
- a CDS encoding ankyrin repeat domain-containing protein, protein MKLTATKKYLGIVMLLLVLITGRALPASLSASVEKLRTMAQKEKDDALFEAVEWNKIPHAIALLKAGADVNVQNCSGCTPLHFAALHGFRDMVWLLIEFKANMKAKNFLGERPLHLAAQRNRESVVQLLIAKLPSGVDALDNAGRTPLYHAVLEDSERAAALLICAGADIHIETRMGRTLLALARAKQSFTWRNIGIVSVLIRAGAKE, encoded by the coding sequence TTGAAACTTACTGCGACAAAAAAATATTTAGGAATAGTAATGCTGCTCTTGGTGCTGATAACAGGCCGCGCTCTGCCGGCATCATTATCAGCTTCTGTTGAAAAGTTGCGTACGATGGCGCAGAAAGAAAAAGATGATGCACTGTTTGAAGCAGTTGAGTGGAACAAGATTCCCCACGCGATAGCGCTTCTCAAAGCAGGTGCCGACGTGAATGTTCAAAATTGTTCTGGCTGTACGCCTCTGCATTTTGCGGCACTTCATGGGTTCAGAGATATGGTCTGGTTACTTATCGAGTTCAAGGCGAATATGAAGGCAAAAAATTTTCTTGGCGAGAGGCCTCTTCACTTGGCTGCTCAACGTAATCGAGAGTCGGTTGTACAACTACTCATTGCTAAACTTCCTTCAGGGGTCGATGCTTTAGATAATGCAGGACGGACACCTCTTTATCACGCTGTCTTAGAAGATAGTGAAAGGGCCGCAGCGTTGCTTATTTGTGCTGGTGCTGACATACATATTGAAACCCGTATGGGTAGAACGCTTCTTGCTCTGGCACGAGCGAAACAATCTTTTACTTGGCGAAATATAGGTATTGTTAGCGTGCTTATTCGTGCTGGCGCTAAGGAATAA
- the pheT gene encoding phenylalanine--tRNA ligase subunit beta, with the protein MKLSVAWIFDHINADWRTCDTNELVAKFNQMTAEIEHSHSVSINLDNFFLGQQKTLGSDTIYIPELLKEASISKRSNTFDLLSSSATNIAFLVKRVKDHFEWATLADFGVEKDGLVPALSADEKDLAGGWRAKFESTDVILDVDNKSITHRPDMWGHRGFAREVAALLNVPLLPTDNFLKKLPIQQAQTTTQASATNPISIENKVPKFCSKFNGLYIDQVDNRPSDIFIASRLMKVGARPINALVDLTNYVMQDWSQPVHAYDANQLADKKLVIRMAAKGEKLMLLDGNQLELTEHDMVIADGNKPMCLAGVKGGMNDSVSATTTAIFFEAATFDPSTVRQAAMRHKTRTDSSARFEKTLDPNQAVQAVYRFLALASQTGLALKPAAEVVAVGPDASALHLELAHSFIEKRLGIQIPSADVVDLLTRIEFGVKAKKTDGDVVYNIDVPSFRSSKDIKIKEDIVEEVARLYGFNKITLNLPRILRRPFSLQIIERRRAIKNYLAYSAAMMEQQNYAFFDEHFLGSVGLQEQQTITLLNPVSENYCRLVTSLIPGLLKNIQANLVHRDTNNFFEMARVWGKNNDDTFERVSVAGIFFEKRTVVDFYQCKYHIEHMLKTLGFKLSVLTWKKMEAPAQTWYKPYQSVELMYDGRCIGRVGKMNPAFMHKLDVLPESDAFVFELDGDFLLHEPVEVKRYASMSRFQETFIDLSLMVPLTLETQLIQAQLHHASPLVNSVQLIDFFEKEEWGSVRSLTFRLWLSDQEKTLEKEHIDAVWQAATGIVEQIGAKIRS; encoded by the coding sequence ATGAAGTTATCTGTTGCCTGGATTTTTGATCATATTAATGCCGACTGGCGCACGTGTGATACCAATGAGCTTGTGGCCAAATTTAATCAAATGACGGCAGAAATTGAACATTCTCATAGCGTTTCTATAAATTTAGACAACTTTTTCTTGGGTCAGCAAAAAACGCTTGGCAGCGATACCATTTATATTCCAGAACTTTTAAAAGAAGCGTCTATTTCAAAGCGCAGCAATACCTTTGATTTATTGTCTTCAAGTGCTACCAACATTGCCTTTTTAGTAAAACGCGTCAAAGACCATTTTGAATGGGCAACCTTGGCTGATTTTGGTGTTGAAAAAGATGGCCTTGTACCGGCCCTGAGTGCTGACGAAAAAGACCTAGCGGGAGGTTGGCGCGCCAAGTTTGAAAGCACTGACGTTATTTTGGATGTTGACAACAAATCAATTACCCACCGCCCCGACATGTGGGGGCATCGCGGTTTTGCGCGTGAAGTTGCGGCATTACTCAACGTGCCTTTGCTGCCTACCGATAATTTTTTAAAAAAACTGCCAATTCAGCAAGCGCAAACTACGACCCAAGCTTCAGCAACCAATCCAATTTCCATTGAAAATAAAGTTCCAAAGTTTTGTTCAAAATTTAACGGTTTGTATATTGATCAGGTTGACAACAGGCCGTCCGACATTTTTATTGCCAGCCGCTTGATGAAGGTTGGTGCGCGGCCCATTAATGCCCTGGTCGACCTGACAAACTACGTGATGCAAGACTGGTCTCAACCGGTGCATGCGTACGATGCCAACCAGTTGGCTGACAAAAAATTAGTAATCAGAATGGCGGCAAAGGGCGAAAAGCTTATGTTGCTTGATGGCAACCAGCTTGAGTTGACTGAGCACGACATGGTTATTGCCGACGGCAATAAGCCAATGTGTTTGGCCGGCGTAAAGGGCGGCATGAATGATTCAGTGAGTGCCACCACCACCGCTATTTTTTTTGAAGCAGCAACGTTTGACCCCTCAACCGTGCGTCAAGCGGCTATGCGTCATAAAACGCGGACCGATTCTTCTGCGCGGTTTGAAAAAACACTTGACCCTAACCAGGCTGTTCAGGCGGTATATCGCTTTCTTGCGCTGGCAAGCCAAACTGGCCTCGCGCTTAAACCTGCAGCTGAAGTGGTGGCAGTAGGGCCCGATGCCTCGGCGTTGCATCTTGAACTAGCACACAGTTTTATTGAAAAGCGTTTGGGAATTCAGATCCCGTCAGCCGACGTTGTAGACCTTTTGACGCGTATTGAATTTGGCGTTAAAGCAAAAAAGACTGATGGCGATGTTGTATACAATATTGATGTGCCGTCATTTCGTTCAAGCAAAGATATAAAAATTAAAGAAGATATTGTTGAAGAAGTAGCGCGCTTGTATGGTTTTAACAAAATAACGTTGAACTTACCGCGCATTTTGAGACGGCCGTTTAGTTTGCAAATTATTGAACGTCGTCGCGCAATAAAAAATTATTTAGCATATTCAGCCGCCATGATGGAGCAGCAAAATTATGCTTTTTTTGATGAGCATTTTCTTGGCTCGGTAGGTTTGCAAGAACAGCAAACTATTACCTTACTTAATCCTGTTTCAGAAAATTACTGTCGTTTGGTAACTTCGCTTATTCCTGGCTTGCTTAAGAATATTCAAGCAAATCTGGTGCATCGTGATACCAATAACTTTTTTGAAATGGCGCGCGTGTGGGGCAAAAATAACGATGATACTTTTGAGCGCGTGAGCGTTGCAGGTATCTTTTTTGAAAAGCGCACTGTGGTTGATTTTTATCAATGCAAATATCATATTGAACACATGCTTAAGACCTTGGGCTTTAAGCTTTCTGTTTTGACATGGAAAAAAATGGAAGCACCGGCTCAGACCTGGTACAAGCCGTATCAATCTGTTGAGTTGATGTATGATGGTCGCTGTATTGGCAGAGTCGGCAAGATGAATCCTGCTTTTATGCATAAGCTTGATGTGTTGCCAGAAAGTGATGCATTTGTTTTTGAACTGGATGGTGACTTTTTGTTGCATGAGCCGGTTGAAGTAAAGCGTTATGCCAGCATGTCGCGTTTTCAAGAAACATTTATAGATTTAAGCTTGATGGTACCACTTACTCTTGAAACGCAGCTCATTCAAGCTCAGTTGCACCATGCATCGCCGTTGGTAAACTCGGTTCAACTGATCGATTTCTTTGAAAAAGAAGAGTGGGGCTCGGTGCGTTCGTTGACCTTTAGGTTGTGGTTGAGCGACCAAGAAAAGACACTTGAAAAAGAACATATCGATGCGGTATGGCAAGCAGCCACCGGTATTGTTGAACAAATTGGTGCAAAGATTCGTTCATAA
- the lspA gene encoding signal peptidase II has translation MIKRIWSLLTSCAVLISIDQLSKWWALKNLLGRDIELTQNLTLSFAWNRGISWSFFNEASVIGFWLLTGFIALVTTIFAIYTVARFFNNYDSQCEIMVLAGALSNLIDRVLHGAVIDFIDIHLGTWHWPTFNSADSFIVIGVCGILIKHFFYEDTRKI, from the coding sequence GTGATTAAACGAATATGGTCATTACTAACGTCGTGTGCCGTTTTAATCAGTATTGATCAACTTTCAAAGTGGTGGGCCCTTAAAAATCTTCTGGGGCGCGATATTGAGTTGACTCAAAATCTTACGCTTTCTTTTGCTTGGAACCGGGGTATTAGTTGGAGTTTTTTTAACGAAGCTTCAGTGATTGGCTTTTGGCTATTAACCGGATTTATTGCGCTGGTAACCACGATCTTTGCGATTTATACTGTTGCTCGTTTTTTTAACAACTACGACAGCCAGTGCGAAATTATGGTGCTTGCGGGTGCGCTGTCTAATTTAATTGATCGCGTGTTGCACGGTGCCGTTATCGACTTCATTGATATTCATTTGGGTACGTGGCACTGGCCAACTTTTAATAGTGCAGATTCGTTTATAGTTATTGGCGTTTGTGGCATTTTAATAAAGCATTTTTTTTATGAAGACACTCGTAAAATTTAA
- a CDS encoding phosphatidylglycerophosphatase A — translation MKTLVKFKEICFAAATFGVVGNWRFGYLVAMLGTIPFLYFLRSLYWFNQQLFVYFLIALFAAIVVVLQSALQYPTDKDPSCIVLDRALGFMIVFLGIPLNLKFLIVGFILFHAANFFQPIVWYQVVHKNLERLPGFLGVVASDVLAGVSVNFFFRFILWMSQ, via the coding sequence ATGAAGACACTCGTAAAATTTAAAGAGATTTGTTTTGCTGCGGCAACGTTTGGTGTTGTTGGTAACTGGCGCTTTGGTTATTTAGTAGCAATGTTGGGCACTATTCCATTTTTATATTTTTTACGTTCGTTGTATTGGTTTAACCAACAATTGTTTGTTTATTTTTTGATAGCGCTTTTTGCTGCCATTGTGGTTGTTTTACAGAGTGCGTTGCAATACCCAACCGACAAAGATCCATCGTGCATTGTACTTGACCGTGCGCTTGGTTTTATGATTGTTTTTTTAGGCATTCCGCTTAATTTAAAATTTTTAATTGTTGGTTTTATTCTTTTCCATGCTGCCAATTTTTTTCAGCCCATTGTGTGGTATCAAGTTGTGCACAAAAACTTAGAGCGCCTGCCCGGCTTTTTGGGTGTTGTGGCTAGCGATGTTTTAGCTGGTGTGAGCGTAAATTTCTTTTTTCGTTTTATCTTGTGGATGTCTCAATAA
- a CDS encoding HAD family phosphatase has product MADIKQKIKAVIFDMDGTILQTEHLWRQATYDILTQYNVLNLTLEQQKVLAAVDGMELVTQARVLKENFNLPGTPEELAHLKVANAMSNFKNKVNFIDGFESFQKKLVQNNIPHGIATNAHKGPFSIIIETMKLNQFFGQHLYCTDDVQNRSKPDPALFLFVAKQLGVKPEECIVFEDTVQGFQAAQAAGMKCIAIENENNKDFLHFANGSVKSYDQAEDLINNL; this is encoded by the coding sequence ATGGCAGATATCAAGCAAAAAATTAAAGCAGTCATTTTTGATATGGATGGCACCATTCTACAAACGGAACATTTGTGGCGCCAAGCAACCTACGATATTTTAACACAATACAATGTTCTTAACTTAACACTAGAACAACAAAAAGTACTTGCCGCCGTTGATGGCATGGAGCTGGTAACTCAGGCACGCGTACTTAAAGAAAATTTTAACTTGCCAGGCACACCTGAAGAACTGGCGCATCTTAAAGTTGCCAACGCTATGAGTAATTTTAAAAACAAAGTTAATTTTATTGATGGTTTTGAATCATTCCAAAAAAAACTGGTCCAAAACAATATTCCACACGGCATTGCAACCAACGCACACAAAGGGCCATTTAGTATTATTATTGAAACCATGAAGCTTAATCAATTTTTTGGGCAGCATCTTTATTGCACCGACGATGTACAAAACCGTTCTAAACCAGACCCTGCTCTCTTTCTATTTGTGGCTAAACAACTTGGCGTAAAACCAGAAGAGTGCATTGTGTTTGAAGACACAGTTCAAGGCTTTCAAGCAGCACAAGCTGCCGGAATGAAATGCATCGCTATTGAAAACGAGAACAATAAAGACTTTTTACATTTTGCCAATGGCTCAGTAAAAAGTTACGACCAAGCAGAAGATTTAATCAATAATTTGTAG
- a CDS encoding HAD family phosphatase has translation MVEIKKKIKAIIFDMDGTIVSTEPLWRKAEDDTFAHYNISITTPEQRAIIPSFGGMSSLLVGQHLKELFSLTESSEDISRRLDFFAMHHFANGMNFIHGFEAFQKKLALHNIPSGIATNTRREPFSFIINAMKLNDFFGNHLYCVDDVQYKPKPDPSLFLFVAQKLGARPEECLVFEDSIHGFKAAQAAGMKCIAIQNENNKDLLHYVHGAIASYDQAEEILKNL, from the coding sequence ATGGTTGAAATCAAAAAAAAAATTAAAGCTATTATTTTTGATATGGACGGCACCATTGTCAGCACCGAGCCATTGTGGCGCAAAGCGGAAGATGATACGTTTGCTCACTACAACATTTCGATAACTACACCTGAACAACGAGCCATTATTCCGTCATTTGGCGGCATGTCATCTTTGCTCGTTGGCCAGCACTTAAAAGAACTTTTTTCCTTAACAGAAAGCTCAGAAGATATTTCTCGTCGTCTAGATTTTTTTGCCATGCACCACTTTGCCAATGGTATGAATTTTATTCACGGCTTTGAAGCATTTCAAAAAAAACTTGCTCTGCACAATATCCCCTCCGGCATTGCTACCAACACTCGTCGAGAGCCTTTTAGCTTCATCATTAATGCAATGAAGCTCAATGATTTTTTTGGCAACCATTTATACTGCGTCGACGACGTACAATACAAACCAAAACCAGACCCTTCACTTTTTCTCTTTGTTGCCCAAAAACTTGGCGCTCGGCCAGAAGAATGCTTAGTTTTTGAAGACAGTATTCATGGTTTTAAAGCGGCACAAGCTGCGGGTATGAAATGTATTGCTATTCAAAACGAAAACAACAAAGATCTGTTACATTACGTTCATGGCGCAATAGCAAGCTATGACCAAGCAGAAGAAATTTTAAAAAATTTATAG
- a CDS encoding HAD family phosphatase yields MEDIKHKIKAVIFDMDGTIIKTEHIWKKVTVDVLKHQGVETLSDQDHAFLDSLAGMSLKKAAHELKEKFNLPDSAEDIFGLKLTLANTYFHKQLEFIHGFEQFHTKLQQFMIPSGLATNAHPDHLKTIVETMNFKRLFGENIYSIEHVQKPKPDPDLFLHTATMLGAKPEECIVFEDSIHGFKAAQAAGMKCIALKNSNNKNLLDLVQDAIESYDQAEDALRKI; encoded by the coding sequence ATGGAAGATATCAAACATAAAATCAAAGCAGTCATTTTTGATATGGATGGAACCATTATCAAGACTGAACACATTTGGAAAAAAGTCACCGTCGATGTTCTCAAACACCAAGGGGTAGAAACGCTCTCTGATCAAGATCACGCGTTCCTCGATTCTCTTGCGGGCATGTCACTCAAAAAGGCAGCTCATGAACTAAAAGAAAAGTTCAATCTGCCTGATTCTGCTGAAGATATTTTTGGTCTTAAACTTACCTTGGCCAATACATATTTTCACAAACAACTTGAATTCATTCATGGTTTTGAACAATTTCATACCAAGCTTCAACAATTTATGATTCCTTCTGGACTTGCAACAAACGCACATCCAGATCATCTTAAAACTATTGTTGAAACAATGAACTTTAAGCGCCTGTTTGGTGAAAATATTTATTCGATTGAGCATGTACAAAAACCAAAACCAGATCCAGATCTGTTTTTGCACACGGCAACAATGCTTGGCGCAAAACCAGAAGAATGTATTGTTTTTGAAGACTCAATTCATGGATTTAAAGCTGCGCAAGCCGCTGGTATGAAATGTATTGCACTTAAAAACAGCAACAACAAAAACTTGCTCGATCTTGTTCAAGACGCTATCGAAAGCTATGACCAAGCAGAAGATGCATTAAGAAAGATTTAA
- the uppS gene encoding di-trans,poly-cis-decaprenylcistransferase, with the protein MQHLAIIPDGNRRWAAKNKLESVFGHRKGMETLRFAIKVCLKNSIKYLSLYTFSLENFSRSQAEQSYFFKLFFEFKKELPELIEQGVCVRFLGDRSYFPNDVLSVIQEVEEQTTSCHKLFLNLLFCYGSQQEIVFAARSLAKKVQAGEMKLEDITPDSLKNSLWTSGMPDPDLIIRTGNTVRVSNFLLFQAAYSEYMFLDCFWPEVTEEVLQQCVNKFGTIQRNLGA; encoded by the coding sequence ATGCAGCATCTTGCGATTATTCCCGATGGGAATAGAAGGTGGGCAGCAAAAAATAAGCTAGAATCGGTCTTTGGGCATCGCAAAGGCATGGAGACGCTGCGCTTTGCTATTAAAGTTTGTTTGAAAAATAGTATAAAATATCTATCGCTCTATACCTTTTCTCTTGAAAATTTTTCTCGATCGCAAGCTGAGCAGAGCTATTTTTTTAAGCTTTTTTTCGAATTTAAAAAGGAATTACCAGAATTAATTGAGCAGGGGGTTTGTGTACGATTTCTTGGCGATCGCTCGTATTTCCCTAACGATGTTCTTTCGGTTATTCAAGAAGTTGAAGAGCAGACAACATCGTGTCACAAGCTCTTTTTAAATTTACTTTTTTGTTACGGATCTCAGCAAGAGATTGTTTTTGCTGCTCGTTCGTTGGCAAAAAAAGTGCAAGCGGGTGAGATGAAGCTTGAAGATATTACACCCGATTCACTTAAAAATTCTCTATGGACCTCTGGCATGCCAGACCCAGATCTTATTATTCGTACGGGCAATACGGTGCGTGTAAGCAACTTTTTGTTGTTTCAAGCGGCGTATAGCGAATACATGTTTTTAGATTGTTTTTGGCCCGAAGTAACTGAAGAGGTGTTGCAACAGTGTGTAAACAAATTTGGAACTATTCAGCGAAATCTTGGAGCATAG
- a CDS encoding NAD(P)-dependent glycerol-3-phosphate dehydrogenase, which translates to MNKHITVLGAGAWGTAIAQLLATNGYNVLLWALEPEVARSIETTKINQTYLPGFSLHNNIRVTTDLTQAVAANDWIFEAIPVAFLRQTLERANDHVHDNARWVVLSKGIERDTLLLPSEIIQDVCGKKNSVAVLSGPTFAQELVAQNMSAAALACSDSAMLKELESMVANNFFKPYATTDTVGVQLGGSMKNVLALAVGIAQGHGCAANTTAYLLTVGLDEVSRLITHCGGNAETVYGLSGLGDIMLTCFGSLSKNLRAGTMLGKNRSLEALQKDFQTLPEGINTAQTINQLLVRESLTLPLFGWVYSYLFETALFEDLFSSLRSHQQL; encoded by the coding sequence GTGAACAAGCATATTACTGTTTTAGGTGCAGGAGCGTGGGGCACGGCAATTGCTCAGTTGTTGGCAACTAATGGCTACAATGTTTTGTTGTGGGCGTTAGAACCTGAAGTTGCTCGTTCTATTGAAACAACAAAAATTAATCAGACCTATTTGCCTGGTTTTTCTTTGCACAACAACATTCGTGTGACTACAGATCTGACACAGGCAGTTGCTGCCAACGATTGGATTTTTGAGGCGATACCAGTTGCTTTTTTACGTCAAACGCTTGAGCGCGCCAATGACCATGTGCATGATAATGCACGCTGGGTAGTGTTGAGCAAGGGTATAGAGCGCGATACGTTGTTGCTACCAAGTGAGATTATTCAAGATGTTTGTGGCAAGAAAAATTCTGTTGCAGTATTGAGTGGTCCTACGTTTGCACAAGAGCTGGTGGCGCAAAACATGAGTGCAGCAGCGCTGGCATGTAGCGATAGTGCGATGTTGAAAGAACTTGAAAGTATGGTGGCCAATAATTTTTTTAAGCCGTATGCAACAACCGATACTGTTGGTGTGCAACTTGGCGGGAGCATGAAAAATGTTTTGGCGCTTGCGGTAGGCATTGCGCAGGGTCACGGATGTGCTGCAAATACCACGGCCTACTTGTTGACGGTTGGTTTGGACGAGGTGAGTCGCTTGATTACACATTGCGGCGGTAACGCTGAAACGGTGTACGGGCTTTCTGGGCTTGGAGATATCATGCTGACTTGCTTTGGCTCATTGAGCAAAAATTTACGTGCCGGTACTATGTTAGGAAAAAATCGTTCACTTGAAGCGTTGCAAAAAGATTTTCAAACATTGCCAGAAGGTATTAATACCGCGCAAACTATTAATCAGCTTTTGGTGCGTGAGTCGTTGACGTTGCCACTTTTTGGTTGGGTTTACTCATATCTTTTTGAGACAGCGCTTTTTGAAGATTTGTTTTCTTCGTTGCGCTCTCACCAGCAGCTGTAA
- the tmk gene encoding dTMP kinase, producing the protein MPRDGYFIIIEGIDGCGKSTLARHLAHQIEQLNKAVLLTKEPGGSPLGKSLRSILQTQEEPLCPAAEFLLFAADRAQHFEHVIIPALNKGTVVISDRGADSSLAYQGYGYNLDRSMITSVNQWVMQGIEPDLVLYVKLDVATAKARLAKRNLGLTSFEKRDTLFWQQTALGFDAIFATRTNVVTLDGALDEDKLFAQAWQELEKRLR; encoded by the coding sequence ATGCCGCGTGATGGTTATTTTATAATTATTGAAGGTATTGATGGCTGCGGCAAATCTACACTTGCCCGCCACCTTGCTCATCAAATTGAACAGCTCAATAAAGCCGTCCTGCTTACTAAAGAGCCGGGCGGCTCTCCGCTAGGCAAAAGCCTGCGCAGCATTTTGCAAACGCAAGAAGAGCCACTCTGTCCGGCAGCAGAGTTTTTGCTTTTTGCAGCCGATCGCGCGCAACACTTTGAACACGTCATTATTCCAGCTCTTAACAAGGGAACGGTTGTTATTTCTGACCGCGGGGCCGACTCATCGCTGGCCTACCAAGGTTATGGCTACAATCTTGACCGCTCCATGATTACCAGCGTTAACCAGTGGGTTATGCAGGGAATTGAACCCGATTTAGTCTTGTACGTTAAACTTGACGTGGCAACAGCCAAAGCCCGCCTGGCCAAACGTAACCTCGGCTTAACCTCTTTTGAAAAACGTGATACGCTGTTCTGGCAACAAACCGCCCTCGGGTTTGATGCTATTTTTGCCACACGGACCAATGTGGTTACGCTGGATGGCGCTCTTGACGAAGATAAACTCTTCGCACAAGCATGGCAGGAACTTGAAAAAAGACTGAGATAA